TCGCGCGAGCAGCTGCACAAGGCGAAGGAGGCCACGCTGTGACGAGCACTCCGGTCCTGTCCATCGAGGACTTCAGCGTGGACTACCTGGTCGAGCCGGTCGTGCACGCGGTCCGGAACGTCTCCCTGGAACTCCAGCGCGGCGAGGTGCTGGGCCTGGCGGGGGAGAGCGGCTGCGGCAAGAGCACGCTGGCGTACGGGATCATCCGGCTCCTGAAACCGCCGGCGATGATCACTTCCGGCCGGGCGGTCTTCCACTCCCGCGAGGGCCACGAGATCGACTGGAACGAGTTGCACGCCGAGGAACTGCGGGCCAACCGCTGGGAGAAGATCTCGATGGTCTTCCAGGGCGCGATGAACTCGCTCAACCCGGTGATCAGCATCCGGGACCAGTTCGAGGACGTCTTCACCACGCACCGGCCCCGGATGGGCCGCAAGGAGCGTCGCGAACGCTGCGCCGAGCTGCTCGAACGCGTCGGCGTGGACCGCGGGCGGCTCACCTCCTATCCGCACGAGCTCTCCGGCGGCATGCGGCAGCGGGTGATCATCGCGATGGCGATGGCCCTGGAGCCGGAGGTCATGATCATGGACGAGCCGACCACGGCGCTCGACGTGGTGGTGCAGCGGGAGATCCTGCGGGAGATCACCCGGCTGCGCGACGAACTCGGCTTCGCGGTCATCTTCATCACCCACGACCTGCCGCTGCTGCTGGAGATCAGCGACCGGATCGCGGTGATGCGCAGCGGGGAGATCGTCGAGCTGGACGACGCCGCCGAGCTCTACACCAACCCGAAGCACGACTACACCAAGCAACTGCTGGCGTCCTTCCCCAGCCTCACCGGCGACCGTGGCTCGTTCGTCCGCGGCGCGATGGACGACCGGCTGCTGGCGCTGGACGCGGTGAAGGTGGGGGACGACAAGTGACCAAGCTGGAAGTGCGCGGGCTGGGCAAGGAGTACCGGCTGCGGCACGGGTGGCGGGCCGGCACGCTGCGTGCCGTCGACGACGTGAGCTTCGCCCTCGACCACGGGAAGACGATCGCGCTGGTCGGCCAGAGCGGCAGCGGCAAGTCGACGGTCGCCAAGCTGCTGCTCCAGCTGGAACGGCCGACGACGGGCGAGATCCTGCTCGACGGGCAACCGGTGGCGCGGCGTGGGTCCGGGCTGGCCGCCTACCGGCGTACCGTGCAGATGGTCTTTCAGGATCCGTTCGCCAGCCTGAATCCCTATCACACGATCGGGCATCATCTGGCCCGGCCGATCCGGCTGCATCATCCGGGGATGAGCGACGCGGACGTCCGGACGCGGGTGCTCGAACTGCTCGAACGGGTGCGCCTGACGCCGGCCGGCACGGTGGCGAAACGACGCCCGCACGAGCTCTCCGGCGGCCAGCGGCAACGCGTCGCGATCGCCCGCGCCCTCGCACCGGAACCGGGGGTGCTGATCGCCGACGAGCCGGTGTCGATGCTCGACGTCTCCATCCGGCTCGGCGTGCTCAACCTGCTCGCCACCCTGCAACGCGAGGAGGACCTGGGCGTTCTCTACATCACCCACGACCTGGCCACCGCCCGGCACTTCTCCGACGAGATCCTGGTGATGTACCAGGGCCGGATCGTCGAGCGGGGACCGGCCGACGACGTGATCCTGAACCCGCGGCACGAGTACACCAGGACGCTCGCCGACGCGGCACCCAACCCGGAACGGCGGATCGGGCAGCTCCGGCAGGCCGGCTGACGCTCCGTCACACCGGGTACTTGTGCCGCGACGCTACCGTGGTAAGCAACGTTCCGGCAGGTGGGAGACTTGCGGTGGGCTTCTTCAAGCGGATGGTGCTGTCCGTGGTGGCGTCGAAACTGGAGCGCCGGGCACAGCACAGCAACAACCCGATGGTGCACAGCATGCTGCGTGAGGTGAACCACAAGCTCGGCCGGCACGGGGGTCACCCGCACGCCGGCTATCCGCACTACGGTCCGCAGTACCACCCCGGACCGGCCTATCACGGGCACTACCGGCACCACGGACATTACCGTCGCCGGTTCTGGTGACCGGTGACTACGGTGGGCGCGTGATCGCTCATCCGGGACTCCGTTTCATCGACCACACCGTCACCGTGCCTCTCGATCACCGGCGGCCGGACGGCGCGACCATCGAGGTGTTCGCCAGGGAGGTGGTCGCCGCCGACCGGGCCGGCGACGACCTGCCCTGGCTGCTCTACCTGCAGGGCGGGCCGGGCGGCAAGGGCCCCCGGCCGCTGCGCGCGGAGGGCTGGATCGGGCACGCGGTGCGCACGCATCGGGTGCTGCTGCTCGACCAGCGGGGCACCGGCCGGAGCACGCCGGTGACCGCTCGTACCGTCGCCGGCCGGTCCGACCGGGAGCTGGCTGCCTACCTGCGCCACTTCCGGGTCGACAGCATCGTCGCCGACGCGGAGATCCTGCGGGCGAAACTGACCGGCGGCGCCCCGTGGGACACCCTCGGCCAGAGCTACGGCGGGTTCATCACCCTGAACTACCTGGCGAGTGCCCCGCACGCGCTGCGGACCTGCTACCTGACCGGCGGCCTGCCGGGCCTGGACGTGCACGCCGACGACGTCTACGCGATCACCTATCCGCTGGTCGCGGCCCGCAACGCGGAGTTCTACCGGGCCTTCCCCGAGGACGCGGCACAGGTCCGGCGGATCGCCGACCACCTGACCGAGCGGGAGGTGCTGCTGCCCGACGGCGACCGGCTGACCGCCCAGCGGCTGCGGCTGCTCGGCAACCTGTTCGGCGGCAGCACCGGGTACGCCCAGCTGCACTGGATCCTCGACGAGGCGTGGCACGGGACCGAGCTCTCCGACACGTTCCGGCACGAGGTGCTGCGCGCGACCGCCTTCGTCGACGTGCCGATCTTCGCGCTGCAGGAGTTCACCTTCGGCCAGGGCTCGAGGCCGACCGCCTGGGCCGCCGACCGGGCGCTCGAGCGGCACCCGGAGTTCGCCGCGGACGCCGATCCGCTGCTGTTCACCGGCGAGATGATGTACCCCTGGATGTTCCGGGAGATCGCGGCGCTGCGCCCGTTCGCCGGGGCCGCCGACATCCTGGCCGCCGCCGACGACTGGCCGTGGCTCTACGACACGGCCCGGCTGGCGGCGAACGAGGTGCCGGTCTTCGCCGCTGTCTACGCCGACGACATGTATGTGCCGGCCGAGCTGTCGCTGCGCACCGCCGGCATGATCGGCAACCTGAGTACCTGGGTCACCGACGAGTACCAGCACGACGCGCTGCGGGTGGCCGGCGACGTAGTGCTCGGCCGGTTGATGGCGATGGCAGCCTCGGGTGCGCCGCGATGACGCCGATGCGCGACCCGATCCCGCCGCCCGCCGCCCCGATGGCGTCCGTCGGCTCCATAACGCGCGCTGGCTTCATGCCGCCCGCCGGGTTCATGCCGCCTGCTGGCTCCATGCCGCCCCAGGGCGGCCCGATCGCGCCGCCTGCCGGTCCGCGAGCGGCGCCGGTCGCTCGCCCGGCCGGGTCGCGACGGCAGCCGGGTCTGTGGGCGCTGCTCACCGTCGTCGCCGTGGCCGCGGCGGCCGGGGGCGCCTTCGCCGCGCTGGACAGCCGGCCGGCCCACCCGGGCCCGCAGCCACGGCACGGCCCGGCCGAGTTCATGGTCCCGCGAAACGGGCCGTCGGCCGGCTATCCGATGCCCACGGCCCGCACCCGCCATCTGACCGCCGTGCCGGTCGCCGACCGTTCCCGCGGCTAGTCCGTGTTTCGGAGTCCGGACGCAGCCCCGGCCGGACTCCGAAACACGGACTAGCGGTCCGCCGCGGTCCGCTGTCCGCCACTTTCCGGTACGCCGGTGCGGCGCCCGCCGGCGAGCGGGGGAGCGCGGTGGGCGTACCGGAAAATGGCGGACGCGAGCCCGGCGGACCGTGCGGTCAGCAGGTGATCTTGGGGTTGAGGGTGGTCAGTTCGCCCTCGGGGTTCGGCAGGTAGAGCCAGACGTGCATGTCGTAGTGGACCGGCATGGGGTGGCCCTCCATCGGACCGTCGAACGGGTGGCCGAACAGGTCCGGCCGGTCGCCATCGGTGCGCAGGTCGCCGTCGGCGTCGGCATGGAAGTACTCCAGACCGGTGAGCTGGAGTTTGCCGTGCTTGCCGGGGAGGTAGAGCAGGATCGGCGGCTTGGCCGGGTCGACGTGGGCGGCGGCGACGCGGGCCGGGTTGGCATAGTGCAGGCCCATGCCCGGCACGCAGTCCTCGGTGGGCACGTAACCGGCCTTGACCGCCTGGCGGACGTCGCGGAACCGGTGGGTCGCGTCGAGCAGCATCTTGCGCTGGGCGTCGGTGAGGTGCTGCGGGCGCGGCCGGTGATGGGCCGGGGTTCCGGTGGGCGGTTCGTGCCGCTGGCCCGCCGCGGGGGTGCCGGTGGGCGGTTCGTGTCGCTGGCCCGCCGTCGCCGGGGTGGCGCCGGCGGCGAGCAGACCCACGAGTGAGGTCGCGGCCGCGACTCCCCGGACTACCTGCGAAATCGTCATGTCCCCAGGGTCCCGCCATGATCACCTCGGGGGCGGCCGGCCGGCCGGCGCTCACCGGGTCGGGTGACCGACACCCGGCCCGGCAAGTCAGCCGCGGCGGCGGCGCGCCGGATGCCGGGGCCTGGAGCCGGCGCGGTGCCGTCCGCCATCGGACAGCGACGACAGTGAATGTTCACTTTTCCGGCCGACAAGGTGCGAGTAGGAAGGAGGGCGTGGATGTCATCGGTGTTGGACTCGGCCGGACCGGAACCCTCAGCCTCAAGGCCGCCCTGGAACGGCTCGGCTACGGGCCCTGCGCGCACATGCTCCCGCTGATGGCGGATCCGGACCGCTGCCGGCTGTTCAGCGCGGCGGCGGCCGGCGATCCGGGCAGCCTGGACAAGGCGCTGGACGGCTTCCGGTCCACGGTGGACTGGCCGGGCGTCTACTTCTGGCGGCGCCTGGTCGAGCAGTACCCGGAGGCCAAGGTGCTGCTGTCCGTCCGCGACCCGCAGGCCTGGTACGCCAGCGCGGAGCGCACCATCTGGGCGGCCGCGAACCGGCCCACCCCGCCGGGGATGGAGGCGTTCCGGGAGATGGCCGACGCCACCAACTTCGCCGGGATGTTCGACGGGCGGTTCGGAGACCGGGACTTCGCGATCGAGGTGTACCGGCGGCACAACGACGAGGTGCGACGGGTGGTGCCGGCCGAGCGGCTCCTGGAGTTCCGGGTGGAGCAGGGCTGGGGACCGCTCTGCGAGTTCCTCGGCCGGCCGGTGCCGGACGAGGAGTTCCCGCGGCTCAACGACACCGCCACGTTCCACGCCCGGCTGCACTGGTGAGGGCGCTCAGCGCAGCGGGATCCCGGTGCGGTCGCCGGCCGGCCGGGGGCCGTGGATCCGGCGGTCGGCCTCGCTGATCGGGACGTCGTCGATGCTGGCCTCGCGGCGGCGCATCAGGCCGCGCTCGTCGAACTCCCACAGCTCGTTGCCGTAGCTGCGCCACCACTGGCCGGTGGCGTCGCGGCACTCGTACTGGAAGCGGACGGCGATGCGGTCGGCGGTGAACGCCCACAGTGACTTGCGCAGCGCGTAGTCCCGCTCGCGCTCCCACTTTGCGGTCAGGAACTCGACGATCGCGGCCCGGCCGGTGACGAAGGCGTCGCGGTTCCGCCAGACCGAGTCCTCGGTGTAGGCCAGGGCGACGCGCTGCGGATCACGGGTGTTCCAGGCGTCCTCGGCGGCCTGGACCTTCGCGGCGGCCGACTCGGCGGTGAACGGGGGCAGAAGTGCTGACATGACGACCTCCGGGAGAACGACGGTTCTCCGGTAGGCTAGAGAACCATGGTTCTCGAAGTCAACGAGGCGCGCGACCGGGTGCTGGACGCCGCCGAGCAGCTGATCTACGCCCGTGGCATCCGGGCGGTCGGGATGGACGACGTCCGGACCGGTTCCGGGGTCGCCCTGAAACGGCTCTACGCGCTCTACCCGAGCAAGGACGCCCTGGTCGAGGCGGTCCTCGAGCGGCGGGACGGCTGGTGGCGGGGGCGGCTGGCGGCGTTCGTCGAGCGGGTCGACGATCCGGCGGAGCGGCTGCTGGCGGTCTTCGACTGGCTGGGCGAGTGGTTTGCCGAGCCGGGGTTCCGAGGGTGCGCGTGGATCAACGCGTTCGGCGAGGCGGGCGCCACCTCACCGGCCGTGGCCGCGCAGGTGGAGCGGCACAAGCGGGCCTTCGCCGGGCAACTGGCCGGGTGGGTGGCGGCGGCCGGCCGCTCGCCGGAACTCGCCGAGCAACTCTTCCTGCTGGCCGAGGGTGCGATGGTCACCGCCGGCATCCGGGGCAGTGCGGAACCGGCGCGCGTCGCGCGAGGAGCCGCCGCGGCGCTGCTCGCTGTTTGAGGGTTACTCCTGAACTTGCTGCAGTAATCCGGCAGAAGTCTCCACCGTTGGTTCAACGATACGGTTGAGGTCATGATGGATGCTGCCAAGCTGCTGGAAATGCTGCCGGCCAAGCCCAGGGTGCTCGCCCTGGGTGAGCCCACGCACGGCGAGGACGTGTTGCTCGACGTACGCAACGAGCTGTTCCGGCCCCTCGTCGAGCAGGCCGGGTACCGGACGATCGCGATCGAGAGCGACTGCCTGCGCGGTCTGATCGTCGACGACTACGTGACGTCCGGCGCCGGCACCCTCGACGACGTCATGGCCCACGGCTTCAGCCACGAGTTCGGCCGCTCGCCGGCGAACCGGGAACTGGTCCGCTGGATGCGGGCCTACAACGAGGGACGGCCCGAGCCGGAGCGGGTGCGGTTCGCCGGCTTCGACGGGCCGCTGGAGACGGTCGCCGCGGACAGCCCGCGGCAGGCGCTCACCGCGCTGCACCGGCACCTGGCCGGCGTGGTGGGCGCCGATCTGCTGCCGTGCACCGCGGAGACGCTCGACGCCCTGCTCGGCGACGACGACCGGTGGACCGAGCCGGCCGCGATGATGGACCCGGCGCGGTCGGTGGGCAGGTCACCGGAGGCGGTCCGGCTGCGGTCGCTCGCCGACGACCTGGCCGCGCTGCTCGCCGCGACGCCGGCGGCCGGCACCGAGCTCGCCCGTCTCCACGCGCGGACCGCCACCGGCCTGCTGCGTTACCACTCCTGGTTCGCCGACGCCTCGCCCGCCCGGCTGCCCTGGCTGCTAGCCGTGCGCGCCTCGATGATGGCCGACAACCTGCTCGCCCTCGCCGAGCGGGGGCCGATGCTCGTCTTCGCCCACAACGGACACCTGCAACGGCCCCGGAGCAGCATGAACCTGGGCGGCCGGCCGGTCGGCTGGTGGAGTGCCGGGGCGATCGCCGGCGCCCGGCTCGGTGCGGACTACGCGGTGGTGGCGACGGCGGTCGGCACCATCCGGCACCGCGGCGTGGACACCCCGCCCCCGGACACCGTCGAGGGCTTCCTGTACGGCCTTCCGGCGGACCGTTGCCTCGTCGACCCGCGCGATCTGCCGGTCCCGTCCGCACCCCGGGAGTCCCCGTGGTTCGGCTACGCCCCGCTCGACCCCGGCCACCTCACCGCCTGCGACGGCATCGTGTTCGTCAAGGACCTGCCCGAGGCGTGACCGTCCTCGACCGGGGTCCCGGGGGCCGGTGTGAGTTCCGGTCCGGTGGGTAGTAGAACGGGCGTTCGACGAGCCGGATCGAGAGGGTGACGGCATGGCTGACAACCGGGTGAAGGATCCGCAGGACTGGACGACCGGGGACGAGCCGGCGACCGGGGCGCAGGAGTCGTACCTGCACACCCTGGCCACCGAGGCGCACGAGGACGTCCCGGACAACCTGACCAAGGCGGAGGCCTCGGAGCGCATCGACGAGCTGCAGGAGAGGACCGGACGGGGCAAGTGACCACGGGAGGGTGTCGCCCGGCCGGGTGACGCCCTCCCCGTGACCCGGCGCGGTGTCCCAGACTGTGACCGCTGCTGGAAGCCGCCTACCGGGGAGGGCGACGCGGTCATGACCCAGACGTTCGAATACCTCGCCGCCACCGATCTCGACGAGGTGATCGCGGCGCTCGCCGACGGCGGCACCTCGGTGCTGGCCGGGGGACAGAGCCTGGTGCTCGAACTCGCCGCCGCGGAGGCGCCGCCCCGCCGGGTGGTCGACATCAACCGGGTGGCCGGGCTCGACACGCTGGCCGAGGCGGACGGCTTCCTGCGCGTCGGCCCGCTGGTCCGGCACCGGACGTTCGAGTCGGACACGGTCGGCGGCCCGCTCGGCGACCTGCTGCGCGTGGTGGTGCGGCACATCGGCCATCCGCCGATCCGGGCTCGCGGCACGATGCTGGGAAGTCTGGCGTACGCCCACCCGGCCGCCGAGTGGCCGGTGGTGGCCGTGGCGCTCGACGCCGAGCTGGTGCTCACCGGGCCGGCCGGGTGCCGGACCGTGCCGGCCGCGAGTTTCTTCACCGGTCCGTTCAGCACCGCGCGCCGCCCGGAGGAATTCCTCGCCGAGTGCCGCCTGCCGGTGCTGCCGGCCGGGACCGGGATCGGCTACGCCGAGGACCGGCGCACCACGATCTTCCCGGAGGCCGCCGCGTTCGCCGCGGTGACGGTAGCCGGCGGCCGGGTCGTCGCCGCCTCGATCGGCCTGGTCAACGCCGGGCCGTGCCCGGTGCGCGCCCGGGCCGCCGAGCGAGCGCTCGTCGGCTCGGACTTCTCGGACGCGGCCATCGCCGCCGCGGCGGCGACCGCCGCCGAGACCGATGCCACCGGCACCGCGCGGCGGCCGGCCCTGCGGACGCTGACCCGCAGGGCACTCTCTCAGGCCCGGGAACGGACGGTGATCAGGTGCGAGTGACGCTCGTGGTGAACGGCATCCGCCGCGAACTCGACGTCGAACCGCATCGCAGCCTCGCGGCGGCGCTGCGGGAGCGAGGCGGTCCGGCCGGGCCCGGCTGCGCGGACGGTACCTGCGGCCGGTGCGAGGCGGTGGTCGACGGCGAGGCGATCCGTACCTGCCTGATCCTGGCGGTGCAGTGCCACGGCGCGCGCGTGGGCACCGCCACGGCCGGAGAGGCGGCGGCCTGACGCCGCGAGCCGGCGGCGTGCGGCCCGGAGCCGGTCAGGCGCGCAGGTGGGACTGGAGGACCAGGGCCGCCGCGCCGGTCGCGGACGCGGTGGCGGCGGCCAGCGAGACGGTGACCGTCACGCCGCGGTGCCAGGTGCGGTCGTCGGCGGTGGCGAGCCGCCGCATGATCGCCGGGCCGTAGATCGCCGACGCCGCCGCGAACCCCGGCCCGGTCAGCACCACCAGGTCGATGTCGAGCAGGTTGACCATCGACTCGGCGGCCGCCGCCACGTAGCGCGCGGACGACTCCAGCAGCGACCGGCAGTGCGGGGCACCGGCCCGGGCGGCCCGGGCGACCGCCCCGAAGTCGGTGGTCACGCTGCGGATCGGCTGGTCCGGGTCGAGACCGGCCTCGGCCGCGGCGACCCGGTCGGCGCGGGCCGCCGTCACCACCGTGCGCGGGCCGGCCAGCACCTCCAGGCAGCCGCGACTGCCGCACCAGCACTCCGGGCCGAACACCTCCAGGCACAGGTGCCCGAACTCGCCGGCGCTGGCGTGGCTGCCGCGCATCGCCCGGCCCTCCACCACGATCCCGGCGCCGATCCCGCCGCCCATGTAGAGCGCCGCGAACGCCCGGTCCGGCCCGACCCGGGCCACCCAGTACTCGCCGACGGCGGCGGCTGTCGCGTCGTTCTCCACCAGCACCGGCCAGCCGGTCGCGGTGGCGAGCCGCCGGCCCAGGTCGTCGCCGCGCAGGCCGCGCAGGTGCGGCAGCACGTCGTCGGAGGGCAGGCCGCCGCTGTGCGGGCCGGGCCAGACGATGCCGACGCCGAGGCAGCGGGCCGGGTCGACGCCGGAGCCGGCGAGCAGCACGTCGATGTCGGCGGCGAGGGCGCTCAGCACCGACTCCCGGTCGTCGCCGAGCGGGGCCGGCCGGGCCAGCCGGGAGATGACACCGCCGGTCTGGCCGGTCAGCACGTACGTCGTGGCGTCCTCGTCCAGGTGCACCCCGACCGCCAGCCGCGCGGCCGGGTCGAGGCGCAGCAGGGTGCGCGGCTTGCCGCCGGTCGGGGTGCGCCCGGTCTCCACGACCAGGCCCTCCTCCAGCAGGCGGCGGACCGTCATGGAGACGGCGGCCTCGGTGAGCCCGGTCATCCGGGCCAGCTCGACGCGGCTCAGCGGCTCGGAGGCGCGGATGGCGTCGAGGATGCTCTCCCGGGCGCCGGGACGACGGCCCCGGCCCGGGCGCCCGGCCGGCGCGGGTGCGCCGACTGCTTCTCTCACGCTTCCTCCACCGC
This window of the Actinoplanes oblitus genome carries:
- a CDS encoding ABC transporter ATP-binding protein, whose amino-acid sequence is MTSTPVLSIEDFSVDYLVEPVVHAVRNVSLELQRGEVLGLAGESGCGKSTLAYGIIRLLKPPAMITSGRAVFHSREGHEIDWNELHAEELRANRWEKISMVFQGAMNSLNPVISIRDQFEDVFTTHRPRMGRKERRERCAELLERVGVDRGRLTSYPHELSGGMRQRVIIAMAMALEPEVMIMDEPTTALDVVVQREILREITRLRDELGFAVIFITHDLPLLLEISDRIAVMRSGEIVELDDAAELYTNPKHDYTKQLLASFPSLTGDRGSFVRGAMDDRLLALDAVKVGDDK
- a CDS encoding ABC transporter ATP-binding protein, encoding MTKLEVRGLGKEYRLRHGWRAGTLRAVDDVSFALDHGKTIALVGQSGSGKSTVAKLLLQLERPTTGEILLDGQPVARRGSGLAAYRRTVQMVFQDPFASLNPYHTIGHHLARPIRLHHPGMSDADVRTRVLELLERVRLTPAGTVAKRRPHELSGGQRQRVAIARALAPEPGVLIADEPVSMLDVSIRLGVLNLLATLQREEDLGVLYITHDLATARHFSDEILVMYQGRIVERGPADDVILNPRHEYTRTLADAAPNPERRIGQLRQAG
- a CDS encoding alpha/beta fold hydrolase translates to MIAHPGLRFIDHTVTVPLDHRRPDGATIEVFAREVVAADRAGDDLPWLLYLQGGPGGKGPRPLRAEGWIGHAVRTHRVLLLDQRGTGRSTPVTARTVAGRSDRELAAYLRHFRVDSIVADAEILRAKLTGGAPWDTLGQSYGGFITLNYLASAPHALRTCYLTGGLPGLDVHADDVYAITYPLVAARNAEFYRAFPEDAAQVRRIADHLTEREVLLPDGDRLTAQRLRLLGNLFGGSTGYAQLHWILDEAWHGTELSDTFRHEVLRATAFVDVPIFALQEFTFGQGSRPTAWAADRALERHPEFAADADPLLFTGEMMYPWMFREIAALRPFAGAADILAAADDWPWLYDTARLAANEVPVFAAVYADDMYVPAELSLRTAGMIGNLSTWVTDEYQHDALRVAGDVVLGRLMAMAASGAPR
- a CDS encoding sulfotransferase family protein; this encodes MDVIGVGLGRTGTLSLKAALERLGYGPCAHMLPLMADPDRCRLFSAAAAGDPGSLDKALDGFRSTVDWPGVYFWRRLVEQYPEAKVLLSVRDPQAWYASAERTIWAAANRPTPPGMEAFREMADATNFAGMFDGRFGDRDFAIEVYRRHNDEVRRVVPAERLLEFRVEQGWGPLCEFLGRPVPDEEFPRLNDTATFHARLHW
- a CDS encoding nuclear transport factor 2 family protein; this encodes MSALLPPFTAESAAAKVQAAEDAWNTRDPQRVALAYTEDSVWRNRDAFVTGRAAIVEFLTAKWERERDYALRKSLWAFTADRIAVRFQYECRDATGQWWRSYGNELWEFDERGLMRRREASIDDVPISEADRRIHGPRPAGDRTGIPLR
- a CDS encoding TetR/AcrR family transcriptional regulator; translated protein: MVLEVNEARDRVLDAAEQLIYARGIRAVGMDDVRTGSGVALKRLYALYPSKDALVEAVLERRDGWWRGRLAAFVERVDDPAERLLAVFDWLGEWFAEPGFRGCAWINAFGEAGATSPAVAAQVERHKRAFAGQLAGWVAAAGRSPELAEQLFLLAEGAMVTAGIRGSAEPARVARGAAAALLAV
- a CDS encoding erythromycin esterase family protein, encoding MMDAAKLLEMLPAKPRVLALGEPTHGEDVLLDVRNELFRPLVEQAGYRTIAIESDCLRGLIVDDYVTSGAGTLDDVMAHGFSHEFGRSPANRELVRWMRAYNEGRPEPERVRFAGFDGPLETVAADSPRQALTALHRHLAGVVGADLLPCTAETLDALLGDDDRWTEPAAMMDPARSVGRSPEAVRLRSLADDLAALLAATPAAGTELARLHARTATGLLRYHSWFADASPARLPWLLAVRASMMADNLLALAERGPMLVFAHNGHLQRPRSSMNLGGRPVGWWSAGAIAGARLGADYAVVATAVGTIRHRGVDTPPPDTVEGFLYGLPADRCLVDPRDLPVPSAPRESPWFGYAPLDPGHLTACDGIVFVKDLPEA
- a CDS encoding DUF3072 domain-containing protein, with amino-acid sequence MADNRVKDPQDWTTGDEPATGAQESYLHTLATEAHEDVPDNLTKAEASERIDELQERTGRGK
- a CDS encoding FAD binding domain-containing protein, yielding MTQTFEYLAATDLDEVIAALADGGTSVLAGGQSLVLELAAAEAPPRRVVDINRVAGLDTLAEADGFLRVGPLVRHRTFESDTVGGPLGDLLRVVVRHIGHPPIRARGTMLGSLAYAHPAAEWPVVAVALDAELVLTGPAGCRTVPAASFFTGPFSTARRPEEFLAECRLPVLPAGTGIGYAEDRRTTIFPEAAAFAAVTVAGGRVVAASIGLVNAGPCPVRARAAERALVGSDFSDAAIAAAAATAAETDATGTARRPALRTLTRRALSQARERTVIRCE
- a CDS encoding 2Fe-2S iron-sulfur cluster-binding protein gives rise to the protein MRVTLVVNGIRRELDVEPHRSLAAALRERGGPAGPGCADGTCGRCEAVVDGEAIRTCLILAVQCHGARVGTATAGEAAA
- a CDS encoding ROK family transcriptional regulator, translating into MREAVGAPAPAGRPGRGRRPGARESILDAIRASEPLSRVELARMTGLTEAAVSMTVRRLLEEGLVVETGRTPTGGKPRTLLRLDPAARLAVGVHLDEDATTYVLTGQTGGVISRLARPAPLGDDRESVLSALAADIDVLLAGSGVDPARCLGVGIVWPGPHSGGLPSDDVLPHLRGLRGDDLGRRLATATGWPVLVENDATAAAVGEYWVARVGPDRAFAALYMGGGIGAGIVVEGRAMRGSHASAGEFGHLCLEVFGPECWCGSRGCLEVLAGPRTVVTAARADRVAAAEAGLDPDQPIRSVTTDFGAVARAARAGAPHCRSLLESSARYVAAAAESMVNLLDIDLVVLTGPGFAAASAIYGPAIMRRLATADDRTWHRGVTVTVSLAAATASATGAAALVLQSHLRA